A genomic segment from Drosophila willistoni isolate 14030-0811.24 chromosome 2L unlocalized genomic scaffold, UCI_dwil_1.1 Seg168, whole genome shotgun sequence encodes:
- the LOC6643423 gene encoding uncharacterized protein LOC6643423, with amino-acid sequence MASCKLIYGCRFCGTVISEKSLKVCETHYDVIVKNYCNLIEDRNDHPQHKPHNAGELFQKLCCKQCQVEMGLHCLASAQFPVLKGLTMLLKCHLYVFDSYDVPFEVNLQ; translated from the coding sequence ATGGCATCCTGTAAACTAATCTACGGCTGCCGCTTTTGCGGCACAGTTATTAGCGAGAAGTCCCTGAAAGTCTGTGAAACTCATTACGATGTCATCGTTAAGAATTATTGCAATCTAATTGAGGACAGGAATGATCATCCACAGCATAAGCCACACAATGCTGGGGAATTGTTTCAGAAACTATGTTGCAAACAATGCCAGGTCGAGATGGGACTCCATTGTTTGGCCAGTGCACAATTTCCGGTCCTGAAGGGACTAACAATGCTCCTGAAATGTCATCTGTATGTCTTTGATTCATACGATGTGCCCTTTGAGGTCAACTTGCAATag